CAGCTGAACAGCATGAACTGGGCGCGCGGCGGGACGCCGTAGAGGTAGGCGAAGGGCACGTCGAGCAGCTTGGCGACGGGATCGGTGGCCAGCGACGCCACGAAGGCGGCCTGGTCCCGGTGGCCCAGCGCCACCGCCAGCCACGGGGTGGCGAAGACCACCAGCAGCGCCACCCCCGCGGTGAGCGCCACCCCCACCGCGCGCGGCCGGCCCACCGCCAGGAAGGCCGAGAGCATCATCCCGAGCGCCAGGATGTTGAGCACGTCCACCTTCACCACGTCGTGCCAGTACGGCCCCTGCCAGGCGCCGCGCCACAGGAAGGAGACCAGCACCAGCGCCAGGCCGCCCCAGACCGCCAGCCCGGGGCGCCTGGGGTGCCAGGCCCCGAGCTTCACGGCCAGCGTCATCCCGAAGCCGGCCACCGAGAGCACGTCGACGCCCAGGACGTAGGGCAGCCCCCAGCCCGGGCCCCAGGCGTTGCCCGCCACGTAGGAGAAGAGCCGGACCAGGTAGCTGATGCCCAGCAGCCAGAGCCCCCGCTTCAGCGCGGCGCGACGGCGCGCCGCCGGGTCGAGCCCCTTGCGCGCGTGGGCCGCGTCGGCCAGCGCCTGGGACAGGCCCGCCATGAAGAGGAAGCCGGGCGCGGCCAGGCCGCCCAGGAACATGAGCGCGTCGTGGAGCCGCTCGTGCCCCACCCGCCCGCCCGGGACGATCCACGCGGACAGGATGTGGACCTCGACCATGAACAGCACGGCCAGGCCGCGCTGCCAGTCGAGCCAGTGCTTTCGCGAGGGGGGCGTCACCGCGGCACCTTTCGGCCGGCGTGGAGGCCGGCCAGGCCGGCCTCGGGCTTCGGGCCGGCCGCGGGCTACTTGTCGCGGTAGGTGATGCGGCCGCGCGTCAGGTCGTACGGCGACAGCTCCAGCTTGACCCGGTCGCCGGGGATGATGCGGATGTGGAACTTCTTCATCTTGCCCGAGGCATAGGCCAGGACCACCGGACCCTGATCGACCTTGACCCGGTACATGCCGCCGGCGAGCGCCTCGTCGACGGTACCCTGGACCTCGATGCCTGCTTCTTTCTCACTCACTCAGTCATTCCCTTCGTGCGCCGTGCGCCTCGGGCCCGGTCCTGTCCGGGTTCCCGATACACCAAGAGCGGCCCCGGTGGTTTCCGAGGCCGCTCGAGGCCTTGCGGGGCCCCTTGTACTACGTGCGGCGGACCTTTGCCGCGTGAAGCCGCGGAGGATCGCCCTCGGAGGTCCGCCAGGCCCTCCCCCTCCTTCGGGGGCGGGTCCCGGCCGGGCGCTCATCCCCTGGCCTTTCGCGTCATTGAATCACTTCGGGGGGCGGTGCGCCACTCCCCCCGAGCTGGCGCCGGCCCTCACCCACCGAGGGCCTCGAGGAGCGCCCGGGCCCGCTCGCCCTCCCGCCCGGGCTCCGACGCCAGCGAGGCCAGGAGCGCCCTGGCCTGGGCGTGGTCCTCCGGGTAGGGAAGCAACCCCTCCGCCCTCGCCAGCCGGGTCGCGGGCGCGGCGCCGTCGAGCGAGCCGGCCACCTCGGCGCAGAAGCGGGCGGCCAGCGGCTGCCGGAGCGCCCGGTGGACCCTCGCCAGCAGCGTCCAGGCCCGGGCGTCCCTGGGGTTCGACACCACCAGCCCCTCCAGGATGACGCGGGCCGGCTCGCCCCGCCCCGCCTCCAGCTCGTCCTCGGCCACCTGCGCGATGGCCTCCGCCAGCTCGGAGGTGAGGCCGAGCGCCTCGGCCAGGGTCGGCGCCTCCGCCGGAGGGGCGGCCGGCGGGACCGCGGGCTCCAGGGTCGTGGTCGGCATGGCGCTCACCGGAGGTTGTGGATGGCGGTCATGCGCGTCTCGTGCATGGCCCGGAGCATGTTGGAGAAGAGGGAGAAGAGCTCCCGGTCGCGGTCCTGCAGCCGCTGCAGCTCCATCAGCTGGGCCTTCTCGCTGGTGGATCCGTCGGCGGCGCCGGCCTTGGAGGCGCTGGCCGCGGCCGCCGCGCCGCTCGCCGCTGCGCCGCCCCCCAGGCCCACCAGCTCCGCCACCCCCGAGAGGTCGAGGAGCGTGCCCGCGCTGGAGAGGTCCACCTTCACGTCCCGGGTGAGCAGCCCGCCGAGCGTGGGGCCCAGCTTGGCGGCCAGGGCTCCGAGCGCCGGGCCGCCGAGCGCGGTGGCCGCCGCCCCCAGCACCGGCCCGGAGAGCTGCTGCACCAGCTTCTTCAAGGTGGCGTCGCCCACCAGCTGCGAGGCCAGGCCCAGCGGCGGCAGCAGGGTCTTCACGAGGCCCCACAGGCTGGTCTTCTTGGCGGCCGGCTTGGCGGCGCCGCCGCCGCTGGTCGACCCGGCGGAGGAGGCGGTGGCGCCGGGCGCCATCTTCTCCATCTGCCGGAGCAGGTCCTGCTCCGACCTGGTCATGATGAGCCCGATGAACCTGGAGAGCTTCTCCTCCAGCGTCAGCGTGGCGTCGCGCAGGAAGGCGTAGTCGGCCGGCAGCTTGGTGGCGTAGCCGGTGGTGGCCTTGGACGTCGTGGAGGACCTGGCGGGGGCCTTCTTGGCCGTGCCGGCCTTGGCCGTGCTGGCCTTGGCCGCCGTGGCCCTGCCGGTGGTGGCCGGGCTCGCCTTGCCGGCGGCGGCCCGCGGGGCTGTCTTTCCGGCGGCGGGGCCGGCCGCGCCGGTGAGGAGCTCGAGCGGCAGCGGGACGCCGCGGCCGGTGACTGCGCTGGTGCTGGGCATGTGGTCCTTCCTCCGTGGTGTGGCGGTCGAGCCGCCGCTGGCCCACGCCACTGCGCGCCCCGTACCAGCCTCGACCCCAGGCGCACCGCGAGGTTGCGCGTGGGCAGAGGTCCGCCGTCGCGCCGCCCGGCCGCGCCCCGGCCGGCCGGCTCCCGGGCCGGCGGCGCCGAGCCCCGGCGCGGCGCCACGCCAGGCGCCCTCCTGGCTAGGTGCCCCCGGGCCGCGCACAGTAGAGTGCCCCGGGTTCCGCCAGCCCCGGAGGCGCGTTGCGAGGCTTCACCCCCACCATCCACCTGGACCCGGAGAGCCGGGCGCCGCTCTACCTGCAGGTCGTGTCCGCGCTGCAGGGGGAGATCCACCGTGGGCGCCTCAGGCCCGGCGACCACCTCCCCGGCTACCGGACGCTGGCCGAGAGCCTGGGCGTCAGCAAGAACACCGTCCTGTCGGCCTACCGCGAGCTGCAGGCCGAGGGGTGGGTGACCTCCACGGTGGGCGGGGGCAGCGTGGTGGCGGCCAGCCCGCCCCGCGACCTCCCCGGCGGCGCCGTGGCCACCCCGCCGGAGGGCCGACCGGGCTTCGACCTGGCGGGCCAGGACCCCACGCCCGGCGGCCCCTCGCCCGGCGGCCTCCTCAAGGTCGGGAGCGGCCTGCCCGACCCGCGCCACCTGCCGAGCGCCGTGCTGGCGCGGGCCTACCGCCGCGCGCTCCTGGTGAACCCGCAGGCCTCGCTGGGCGTCGAGGACCCGCAGGGCCACCCGCAGCTGCGCCGGGCGCTGGCACGGCTCCTGTCCGCCAGCCGGGGCTTCCCGGCGGCGGCCGACCGGCTCCTGGTCACCCGCGGCAGCCAGATGGCCTTCTTCCTGGCGGCCCAGGCCCTCTTCTCCCCCGGGGACGCCGTGGCGGTGGAGGCGCTGGGCGACCGCGCCGTCTGGGAGGCCTTCACCCGCGCCGGCGCGCGCTGCCTGCCGGTGCCGGTGGACGCCGAGGGCATCGACGTCGAGGCGCTCGAGGCGCTCGCGAGCCACACCCGCCTGCGCGCCGTGCTGGTGTCGCCGCAGCGGCAGTACCCCA
This DNA window, taken from Anaeromyxobacter sp., encodes the following:
- a CDS encoding DUF1624 domain-containing protein produces the protein MTPPSRKHWLDWQRGLAVLFMVEVHILSAWIVPGGRVGHERLHDALMFLGGLAAPGFLFMAGLSQALADAAHARKGLDPAARRRAALKRGLWLLGISYLVRLFSYVAGNAWGPGWGLPYVLGVDVLSVAGFGMTLAVKLGAWHPRRPGLAVWGGLALVLVSFLWRGAWQGPYWHDVVKVDVLNILALGMMLSAFLAVGRPRAVGVALTAGVALLVVFATPWLAVALGHRDQAAFVASLATDPVAKLLDVPFAYLYGVPPRAQFMLFSWVAFLLAGAAVAPLATGPNRPFTFLALALAVYGAGRLSNAWLVLPSQDNTFWWMNAPGWFLTRLALHLGLTGALMLLPDLLEPALRWLTLLGRQSLTGYIVSVELTYGFAAGALGLASGLAFPALAWSMVAMVAVTWLACRLWEAWLAWEKARLAGAAAARPASAA
- the infA gene encoding translation initiation factor IF-1; protein product: MSEKEAGIEVQGTVDEALAGGMYRVKVDQGPVVLAYASGKMKKFHIRIIPGDRVKLELSPYDLTRGRITYRDK
- a CDS encoding PLP-dependent aminotransferase family protein, translated to MRGFTPTIHLDPESRAPLYLQVVSALQGEIHRGRLRPGDHLPGYRTLAESLGVSKNTVLSAYRELQAEGWVTSTVGGGSVVAASPPRDLPGGAVATPPEGRPGFDLAGQDPTPGGPSPGGLLKVGSGLPDPRHLPSAVLARAYRRALLVNPQASLGVEDPQGHPQLRRALARLLSASRGFPAAADRLLVTRGSQMAFFLAAQALFSPGDAVAVEALGDRAVWEAFTRAGARCLPVPVDAEGIDVEALEALASHTRLRAVLVSPQRQYPTLVQLGPARRRRLLELAAARRMAVLDADLDWEFQFDGRPAPALAAADPAGVVIHFGLLSRIFDPGQRLGLIHAAGGFVARLREQRLVFDRQGDPALERAMAELVEDGEVQRHLNRLHQTYRGRRDTLVAALRREAGEAVSIEPPSGGLALWVKVRDGVDVDAWAARALARGVAFRPGRQFAFDGAAVQGFRIGFSSFAEPMLEEVAARIGAALREAP